One Papaver somniferum cultivar HN1 chromosome 10, ASM357369v1, whole genome shotgun sequence genomic window carries:
- the LOC113315774 gene encoding uncharacterized protein LOC113315774 — MVKHVLIAMPLHQMGTFQLPDSTIDELERVQRLFWWNKDKGKDITTIAWTKLCADKEYGEQQWAKSLKAKYFPNCSLLHAPEKNNATWAWKSMYKCVDSSDNTVFGKLGMGETLQSGVTDGF, encoded by the exons ATGGTGAAACATGTACTTATTGCCATGCCACTACATCAGATGGGTACCTTCCAACTACCAGACAGTACTATTGATGAACTTGaaagagttcaaagacttttCTGGTGGAACAAAGATAAAGGGAAAGACATAACCACAATTGCATGGACAAAGTTGTGTGCTGATAAGGAATATGGAG AGCAACAATGGGCAAAATCATTAAAAGCTAAATACTTCCCAAACTGCTCACTTTTACATGCCCCTGAGAAAAACAATGCAACCTGGGCATGGAAAAGCATGTATAAATGTGTGGATTCATCAGACAATACAGTTTTTGGCAAGTTGGGAATGGGAGAAACATTGCAATCTGGAGTGACTGATGGGTTTTAG
- the LOC113315775 gene encoding uncharacterized protein LOC113315775 has protein sequence MQQKSNYSYGNVSQTQCQQVKTCKEYRWKYLIVSVLHKELETSEHLLMHCSFTKAVLTSVPGGLSSMANLNTLQSWVSSWFDVNNQDGEMWKERCNAVFDNLKPNPVSCIRRSQNLLHSVKTDNYFSTMSRPTNLMSRNSTWIPPSAPFLTINLDACYKLLHKECGIGLIIRYFAGSHRWSRCIYRDGYLSAEEGECMEALEAVKWAVSLQLECIILETDSFNVSAAINGVDTSIYWEHLPIIKDVKFFLSKIRMWKVRHVIRECNNIADLLAKHSRKYKVTETWQDSAPPFICTELEEDLRDNPSNFLA, from the coding sequence ATGCAGCAAAAGTCAAACTATTCTTATGGAAATGTCTCACAGACACAGTGCCAACAAGTGAAGACTTGCAAGGAATACAGGTGGAAATATCTCATTGTGTCAGTTTTGCATAAGGAACTGGAAACTTCTGAACACCTGTTAATGCATTGTTCCTTCACCAAGGCAGTCTTAACTTCAGTCCCAGGTGGCCTCAGCTCCATGGCAAATCTCAACACTCTTCAGTCCTGGGTTTCAAGTTGGTTTGATGTCAACAATCAAGATGGGGAAATGTGGAAGGAGAGATGCAATGCAGTTTTTGATAACTTAAAACCCAACCCAGTCTCATGCATAAGAAGATCTCAAAATCTTCTTCATTCTGTCAAGACTGACAATTATTTTTCTACAATGTCTAGACCCACTAACCTTATGTCTAGAAATAGTACTTGGATCCCTCCTTCGGCACCTTTCCTTACAATTAATTTAGATGCTTGTTATAAGTTATTGCATAAAGAGTGTGGAATTGGACTAATAATTAGATATTTTGCAGGGTCTCACAGATGGTCGAGATGCATATACAGAGATGGATATCTAAGCGCCGAGGAGGGAGAGTGTATGGAAGCATTGGAGGCAGTGAAATGGGCAGTGAGTCTGCAGCTAGAGTGCATCATCCTGGAGACAGATtcatttaacgtgtctgctgcaATCAATGGTGTTGACACAAGCATATATTGGGAACATCTTCCAATCATTAAAGATGTTAAATTTTTCCTTAGTAAGATTAGAATGTGGAAAGTGAGGCATGTAATAAGAGAGTGTAACAATATAGCTGATTTGCTAGCAAAACACTCTAGAAAGTACAAAGTGACTGAGACATGGCAAGATTCAGCTCCTCCATTTATCTGTACTGAACTTGAAGAAGATTTGAGGGATAACCCCTCAAACTTCTTGGCATAA